One part of the Rutidosis leptorrhynchoides isolate AG116_Rl617_1_P2 chromosome 1, CSIRO_AGI_Rlap_v1, whole genome shotgun sequence genome encodes these proteins:
- the LOC139893463 gene encoding uncharacterized protein — MRLLSINIRGCKKRKKRVWIKEMCYANNIQFLGVQESKMERLELFRIKSMWGNYSIDYACSLSRGMSGGIVSIWDPSFFVKDRVWSDENYVIVKGKWVGSDVDYFMINVYGPHNSNAKASLWDRLYTFMSNNIGEYVLFGDMNEVRSNEERFGSAFNSNEARVFNSFIDNTGLIDVQLNGRRFTWMNKVASKMSRIDRVLVSSNTFINGDDYKLEVLNRVHSDHFPLLLHDKKVDFGPIPFKFFHS, encoded by the coding sequence ATGAGATTACTTTCGATTAATATAAGGGGGTGTAAGAAAAGGAAGAAAAGGGTGTGGATAAAAGAAATGTGTTATGCGAATAACATTCAATTTTTAGGAGTGCAAGAATCTAAGATGGAAAGGTTGGAGTTATTTCGTATCAAGTCAATGTGGGGAAACTATTCGATTGATTATGCATGCTCGTTATCGAGGGGTATGTCCGGTGGCATCGTTTCTATATGGGACCCTAGTTTTTTTGTTAAAGATAGGGTGTGGAGTGATGAAAATTATGTTATTGTCAAAGGTAAATGGGTGGGCTCGGATGTTGATTATTTCATGATTAATGTATACGGTCCTCATAACTCAAATGCCAAGGCAAGTTTATGGGATCGTTTGTATACATTTATGTCGAATAACATAGGGGAATATGTGTTGTTCGGGGATATGAATGAGGTTAGATCGAATGAAGAGAGGTTCGGTTCAGCATTTAATAGTAATGAGGCAAGGGTGTTTAATTCTTTTATCGACAATACCGGGTTGATTGACGTTCAGTTAAATGGTAGAAGATTTACTTGGATGAATAAAGTAGCTTCTAAAATGAGTAGGATTGATCGTGTTTTGGTCTCTTCGAATACGTTTATTAATGGTGATGATTACAAGTTGGAAGTTCTTAATAGGGTTCATTCGGATCATTTCCCTTTGTTGTTGCATGATAAAAAAGTCGATTTTGGCCCGATCCCTTTCAAGTTTTTTCACTCTTAG